In Lolium rigidum isolate FL_2022 chromosome 3, APGP_CSIRO_Lrig_0.1, whole genome shotgun sequence, the genomic window TTGCCCTTTTACAGGGTGTCCTACATCATCCACCACAATCATTTTAAGACTTTTTAGGTATTTTAATCATAAGCATCACATGAATGGAACAACAATCGTCAATCTTAAATGGATTGTTCAGACATGCTTTGCTTCTTGGCTCTTGCCTGGTGGGACACTTCGCTGCTAAATGATTCTTTTATACCACCTCACTGCTATAGAGAATCTCATTCCTTATAAACAAAGGGCACATCTAAGCACAACAAAGGACAGTGTCATACAAAACTAAGTGAATCCAACAGATACGCCATGTACTAGCGTTAGCTGCTTATCTGTATCTTAAAAGAAGGAATGGCATGGATGCCATGAAGTATCAATGTCTTGCTACGAAGATTTTTTTCCTTCGATCCTGTTATCAGTGTACGAAACTACGAAAACTGTGACTTGCCAGCAATGTTATCTTGAACATATCAATCGCAGTCAATGAATGCCCCCTTTCATCCATGTCACTAAGATGCATGAACATATAGTAGGAAACATCATGCTTGTAACTGATGGCTGGTAAGGCATGTTAGAAAGATTACCTGTCGCGAGATATTCTGGGGCAGCAtatccttgagtgcccatgacccTAGTAGAAACATGACTTTTGTCACCACTCGGGCCATCTTTCGCCAAGCCAAAATCTGAGAGTTTTGCATTATATTCCTGTATGCAGTAACAAAAGCAAATCTTTAGACCAAAGATCATTGTACTTCCACTTAGCGTATACACATAAGAGACTGAATTGGCATGCCCACCGAGTCAAGAAGGACATTGGAGGTCTTGAAATCACGGTATATAACTTTAGCTTCATCGCTGTGCAGGAAAGCAAGTCCCCTGGCGGCCTCAAGAGCAACCTTCATCCGTAAATTCCATGAGAGGGGCTGGAAATGTTGAGACCCTGCAGCACCATTGCATTGTCAGTTTGTCACTCACCCATTTCCAGCAGCAGGGATGAGAACATCACACAAGATAATTAATTTGAGAGGAACTCACTCCTGAAAAGGTGGTGCTCCAAGCTGCCCCTGGGCATGAATTCGTAGACGAGAAGCCGCTGTTCGTCCTCCAAGCAGTACCCTATGAGCTTCACGAGGTTGGGGTGTGATAGCTGCCCCAGGTAATTGACCTCAGCCTACAAGTGCAGTAACAAATTAAAACACCTACTAAATCTTCAGTCCAAACAGGAACTGCAACAAGGTGATCTGTCACGAACCAGCCATTCCTTGTGCCCCTGGAAGCTGTCCAGCTTGAGCTTCTTCACGGCGACGATCATCCCGGTGCCGGGCTTGACGGGCGCGAACGTGCGCTCGTCCATCCAGCCCTTGAACACGGAGCCGAAGCCCCCTTCCCCCAGCAGGCTGTCCAGCCGGAAGTTCCTGGTGGAGCCTTTGAGCTCGCTGTAGGTGAACTTTCGGAGATTGGTCGACTGCAAGATCTCCTTCTCGGTGCGAGGAGTCGGCGGCACCGAGAAGGAACCCTTGGAACCgaaggtgctgctgctgctgtcggtcgcattgctgctgctgctcttggAGTTGTTGCCTGGATTGCAAAGCAAGCGCTCAAGTTACTTGCGTAACAAAACTCACATTATCTCCAGCTATCGTACCAATCTGGGGGCAAACTAATCCTAGTACTTAGTTTGTTTGGACAAGCCATATGCGCCTTCAGTTTTGCTCTCTATTTGCCATCCACTAAATCCCTAAACTCTTCTCCTTGTGTAGATGCAAAACCAAGCAACCCAAGTTGGGTTCTTCATCCCAACAGTGAAAAGGAGAAAATTGAGAAACGCTCGTTCCTTCCTCTGAAAAAATAACAGGGGCAAAAACACAACCAAGAAGCAGAGCACACAAGCTATCTTAGAGTTAGACCCTTGATGCAACCAAGAACCATAGCATAGCATAGCAAAGCGGAGTTGAGCTGAGTGGTACCTGTGGAGTTGGGGGCACTGAAGGAGGGGTTGATCTCGGCGTTCCCCTGCACGCCGGCGCAGTTCCCCATCAGGAAGGAGCAACAACGATACCGGCCAGTCCAACCCCGAGGCACAAGATTTGGTCTTCGATAGTTTTTAGCTAGAACTGGTTGCTTCATGTGGCGGTGTCATTCCTTCCCTGCTCTGCCTGCCTGCTAGCTAAGGTTTGGAAGATCTATCATTGCTGCCTGCGAGCGAGGGTGGTACT contains:
- the LOC124702090 gene encoding receptor-like cytoplasmic kinase 176 — its product is MKQPVLAKNYRRPNLVPRGWTGRYRCCSFLMGNCAGVQGNAEINPSFSAPNSTGNNSKSSSSNATDSSSSTFGSKGSFSVPPTPRTEKEILQSTNLRKFTYSELKGSTRNFRLDSLLGEGGFGSVFKGWMDERTFAPVKPGTGMIVAVKKLKLDSFQGHKEWLAEVNYLGQLSHPNLVKLIGYCLEDEQRLLVYEFMPRGSLEHHLFRRSQHFQPLSWNLRMKVALEAARGLAFLHSDEAKVIYRDFKTSNVLLDSEYNAKLSDFGLAKDGPSGDKSHVSTRVMGTQGYAAPEYLATGHLTAKSDVYTYGVVLLELLTGQRALDKNRPPGQHNLVEWARPYINSKRRVIHVLDQRLGSQYSLPAAQKAAALAMQCLSMDARCRPDMDQVVTVLGKLQEVKRTRK